One Cololabis saira isolate AMF1-May2022 chromosome 12, fColSai1.1, whole genome shotgun sequence DNA window includes the following coding sequences:
- the LOC133456211 gene encoding uncharacterized protein LOC133456211, which translates to MALRGKHLTATIVLIIVTTVFSVQTLTCQLYEYQTGNKCCPRCNAGSRVQTDCTDSITTSCLPCEDGTFMDKPNGLKKCHQCTNCDLGSGLKVMLACSPASDTVCEPVEGFFCIDSGGRGCTAAQKHRSCEPGQYIRERDEEYDFLFESISVLRRSKRCSVKGIYQTSNTHHSVPLFYMVIKSRINIFLETIWSQNDHLQMRHCIVDSSGKDNYQIRSMRWFVCAGNASSDTECSDCSSGTFSDGTLTSCQPHTQCETNHLQVIKAGTASTDAECGEQSFTTPILAGVVSVVFLCLVVVALIIYRKKIIKYKHERVGTGGKVKQNGSNNIKQRTATLDGNEGNKELQDLT; encoded by the exons ATGGCTTTAAGAGGAAAACATTTGACGGCTACAATTGTGCTG ATAATTGTGACCACAGTCTTCAGTGTTCAAACTCTCACATGTCAACTGTATGAATATCAGACTGGGAACAAATGCTGTCCAAGATGTAATGCTG GAAGTCGAGTTCAAACCGACTGTACAGACTCCATAACTACATCATGTCTCCCCTGTGAAGATGGGACTTTCATGGACAAACCTAATGGActtaaaaaatgtcatcaaTGTACTAACTGTGATTTAG GTTCTGGTCTGAAAGTAATGTTGGCATGTTCACCAGCATCAGATACCGTGTGTGAACCGGTGGAGGGATTCTTCTGCATCGACTCTGGGGGTCGAGGCTGCACAGCAGCTCAGAAACACAGGAGCTGTGAACCGGGACAATACATCAGAGAGAGAG ATGAGGAATAtgacttcctgtttgaaagCATCTCCGTACTGAGACGCTCTAAGAGATG CTCTGTCAAAGGAATCTATCAAACCAGCAACACCCACCATAGTGTTCCACTCTTTTACATGGTCATTAAAAGCCGGATTAATATCTTTCTGGAGACAATATGGAGTCAGAACGACCATCTGCAGATGCGGCACTGCATCGTCGACTCCAGTGGGAAAGACAATTACCA AATCAGGTCCATGAGGTGGTTTGTTTGTGCAGGAAACGCCTCCTCAGACACCGAGTGCTCCGACTGCAGCAGTGGAACATTTTCAGATGGAACGTTGACGTCTTGTCAGCCGCACACACA ATGTGAAACAAACCACCTCCAGGTGATAAAAGCAGGAACGGCTTCAACTGATGCAGAATGTGGAGAACAATCATTCACAACTCCAATTCTGGCAGGAGTAGTTTCTGTCGTTTTTTTATGTCTGGTTGTCGTGGCGTTAATCATCTATAGAAAGAAGATAATAAAAT ACAAACACGAACGTGTTGGAACTGGTGGAAAg GTCAAACAGAATGGAAGCAACAATATTAAACAAAGGACGGCAACACTGGATGGAAACGAAGGGAACAAAGAATTGCAGGATTTAACATAA